One Pontibacter deserti genomic region harbors:
- a CDS encoding NYN domain-containing protein: MRNPYPEKKKHRLAILIDGDNAQPSLIVKLLAEAGKYGQITIRRIYGDWTTPQMNGWKECLNHHAIQPIQQFRYTIGKNATDSALIIDAMDLLHSGLVDGFCIVSSDSDYTRLATRIREAGIFVMGIGQRKTPKPFVNACNIFIFTENLVDHIDEKQLDDAEPVAENGHTHPRPNPVPLLKEAFSMAADEDGWAHLGAIGVNLRQLDPSFDPRTFGYGQLLQLIKAHKDLFTIRKEDDKGPSAVYVKRANRRRNKKQPLEQSRD, encoded by the coding sequence ATGAGAAACCCTTATCCTGAAAAAAAGAAACACCGCTTAGCTATACTTATAGACGGCGATAACGCCCAGCCCAGCCTTATAGTTAAACTTCTGGCTGAAGCCGGAAAGTATGGACAGATAACGATACGTCGTATTTACGGCGACTGGACCACCCCGCAAATGAACGGCTGGAAAGAATGCCTGAATCACCATGCCATACAGCCTATACAGCAGTTCAGGTACACCATAGGCAAAAATGCCACCGACAGCGCCCTGATTATAGATGCTATGGATTTGCTGCACAGCGGCCTGGTGGACGGTTTCTGTATTGTATCTTCAGACAGCGATTATACCCGATTGGCAACACGCATACGGGAGGCAGGTATTTTTGTAATGGGCATCGGACAGCGCAAAACGCCAAAGCCATTCGTAAACGCCTGTAACATCTTTATATTTACCGAAAACCTGGTTGATCATATCGATGAGAAGCAACTGGATGATGCCGAGCCGGTAGCTGAAAATGGACACACCCACCCAAGGCCTAACCCGGTACCGTTGCTGAAAGAAGCTTTTAGCATGGCAGCCGACGAAGATGGCTGGGCGCACCTGGGAGCCATTGGTGTAAACCTGCGCCAGCTAGACCCCAGCTTCGACCCACGCACTTTCGGTTACGGGCAACTTTTGCAACTGATTAAAGCACATAAAGATCTCTTTACCATCCGGAAAGAAGACGACAAGGGACCATCGGCAGTATATGTAAAACGGGCGAACAGAAGGCGTAACAAGAAACAACCTTTAGAACAGAGCAGAGATTAG
- a CDS encoding DUF1028 domain-containing protein: MKKTLYTVASVCCLAMPAARAQVFKAEEPLAHTYSIVARDPETGEMAVGVQSHWFSVGTAVPWVEAGVGVVATQSFTNKSFGMRGLELLKQGKTPEQALAILLADDEGREVRQVSILDAQGRVATHTGKNCIRYAGHITGKNFSVQANMMLTDKVWPAMAKAFETSNGKPLAERVLLAMQAAEREGGDIRGKQSAVLVVVKGKKTDKPWDDKTIDLRVDDHEKPLEELERLLKVYRAYEHMNNGDLAVEKGQMQKAMEEYGKAEDMFPENLEMKYWHAITLANNGDVNGASKLLKEVYKKDANWKELTARLPEVGLLTLKPQDLKKILEVK, from the coding sequence ATGAAAAAGACGCTTTATACGGTGGCATCGGTTTGCTGCCTGGCTATGCCTGCTGCACGTGCGCAGGTATTTAAAGCTGAAGAACCACTTGCCCATACCTATTCTATAGTTGCCCGCGACCCTGAAACCGGTGAAATGGCGGTGGGTGTGCAAAGCCATTGGTTCTCGGTAGGTACGGCTGTGCCGTGGGTAGAAGCTGGCGTAGGTGTGGTGGCTACCCAATCGTTTACAAACAAATCATTTGGTATGCGCGGACTGGAACTGCTGAAGCAAGGCAAAACTCCTGAACAAGCGTTGGCTATACTTCTGGCTGATGATGAAGGTCGTGAAGTGCGCCAGGTTTCTATATTGGATGCGCAGGGACGCGTAGCAACCCATACTGGTAAGAATTGCATTCGCTATGCCGGGCATATTACGGGCAAGAACTTTTCGGTGCAGGCCAACATGATGCTGACCGACAAAGTATGGCCAGCCATGGCAAAAGCTTTTGAAACCAGCAATGGTAAACCACTGGCTGAGCGTGTATTATTGGCTATGCAGGCCGCAGAACGCGAAGGCGGTGACATACGTGGTAAGCAATCGGCGGTGCTGGTAGTGGTAAAAGGCAAGAAAACAGACAAACCATGGGACGATAAAACGATAGACCTGCGTGTAGACGACCACGAAAAACCGCTGGAAGAACTGGAGCGCTTGCTGAAAGTATACCGTGCCTACGAGCACATGAACAACGGAGACCTTGCCGTAGAAAAAGGGCAGATGCAGAAAGCCATGGAAGAATATGGCAAAGCCGAGGACATGTTTCCTGAAAACCTGGAGATGAAATACTGGCACGCCATTACCCTGGCTAACAACGGCGATGTAAACGGTGCAAGCAAACTTTTAAAAGAAGTATATAAAAAAGACGCTAACTGGAAAGAACTTACCGCCCGTTTACCCGAAGTTGGTTTGCTAACGCTTAAGCCTCAGGACCTGAAAAAGATACTGGAGGTGAAGTAA
- a CDS encoding M20/M25/M40 family metallo-hydrolase: MLFKNRLRHWLLAAATVVAVPALANGPTAPSDSATIKKFYDNALTSTKSYEDLRYLTKNIGARLSGSPQAAAAVEWGKQVMNKMGLDRVYVQEVMVPYWVRGDKEIGRILSSNVGSSNVNIAALGSSVGTGESGLTAEVVEVHNFEELEKLGKRKVKGKIVFFNRAFDNTHVHTMNSYRDAVDQRGGGPVAAAKLGAVAVIVRSMANELQDVPHTGNTRYQDDVEKIPAAAISTKGAEMLSKQLKNDPNLKFYMRMTCENLPEVLSYNVIGEIKGTEKPDEIIVVGGHLDSWDLGEGAHDDGTGVVQSMEVLRLFKDLGIKPKRTIRAVLFMNEENGLRGGRKYAEEAKAKGEKHIAAIESDAGGFTPRGFGIDGNDAQYAKTQTWRPLLEPYGLYELTRGGGGADIGPLKGQGTVALIGFKPDSQRYFDYHHTDIDTFETVNRREMQLGAASMASLVYLISQYGL; this comes from the coding sequence ATGTTATTTAAAAATAGACTCCGCCACTGGCTGTTGGCAGCAGCAACGGTGGTAGCAGTGCCGGCGCTGGCAAACGGCCCAACTGCACCTTCCGATTCTGCTACTATCAAGAAGTTTTACGACAACGCCCTTACCAGCACAAAAAGCTACGAAGACCTGCGTTACCTTACCAAGAACATCGGCGCAAGACTGAGCGGATCGCCGCAGGCAGCTGCTGCCGTAGAATGGGGCAAGCAGGTAATGAACAAAATGGGCCTAGATCGTGTGTATGTGCAGGAAGTGATGGTGCCTTACTGGGTGCGTGGCGATAAAGAGATTGGCCGAATTCTGAGCTCAAATGTGGGTTCATCTAACGTAAATATTGCAGCGCTTGGCTCTTCAGTTGGTACCGGCGAAAGTGGCCTTACTGCTGAGGTAGTAGAGGTGCATAACTTCGAGGAGCTCGAGAAACTGGGCAAGCGTAAGGTAAAAGGCAAGATCGTGTTCTTTAACCGCGCCTTCGATAACACCCACGTGCATACCATGAACTCATACCGCGATGCCGTTGACCAGCGTGGTGGTGGCCCGGTAGCAGCAGCTAAGCTTGGGGCTGTGGCGGTTATAGTTCGCTCTATGGCCAACGAATTACAGGATGTGCCGCACACCGGTAACACGCGCTACCAGGATGATGTGGAAAAAATACCTGCAGCAGCGATCAGTACCAAAGGCGCCGAAATGCTGAGCAAGCAGCTGAAGAACGATCCAAACCTGAAGTTTTATATGCGCATGACCTGCGAGAACCTGCCGGAAGTGCTGTCTTACAACGTGATCGGGGAGATAAAAGGAACCGAGAAACCGGATGAGATTATAGTTGTAGGCGGCCACCTGGATTCGTGGGACCTGGGAGAAGGCGCGCACGACGACGGAACCGGTGTAGTGCAGTCGATGGAAGTACTGCGTTTGTTCAAAGATTTAGGTATTAAACCGAAGCGTACGATCAGAGCTGTACTTTTCATGAACGAAGAGAACGGTTTACGCGGTGGTCGTAAGTATGCCGAAGAAGCCAAAGCTAAAGGTGAGAAACACATAGCTGCGATTGAGTCGGATGCTGGTGGCTTTACACCGCGTGGTTTCGGAATTGATGGGAATGATGCTCAGTATGCCAAAACACAAACCTGGAGACCACTACTGGAGCCTTACGGTTTATATGAGTTAACCCGTGGTGGTGGTGGCGCCGACATCGGCCCATTAAAAGGACAAGGCACTGTTGCCCTGATCGGTTTTAAGCCTGATTCACAGCGTTACTTCGATTATCACCACACCGATATCGATACGTTTGAAACCGTAAACCGCCGCGAAATGCAGTTAGGTGCTGCTTCCATGGCATCATTGGTTTACCTGATCTCGCAGTACGGTTTGTAG
- a CDS encoding S-adenosylmethionine:tRNA ribosyltransferase-isomerase has product MTDPKKLAIKDFVYELPDERIAKFPLPERDQSKLLYYKSGAITDYTFTDLPELLPANTLLVFNDTKVVQARLLFQKETGGIVEIFCLEPVKPHAEVQLAMQQTESCTWKCLVGNNKRWKSGKLYLYFEDGKLTAEREAQQDGHFLINFAWEPANLTFAEVLERCGKLPLPPYLNRDLTPDDRTRYQTIYANQEGAVAAPTAGLHFTDRVMESIKAKGIATAYLTLHVGAGTFKPVKANVMEEHEMHAEQLYLTKAFILQLLAQAEQNKPVIPVGTTSMRSLESLYWLGVRVLQQPNLPQEQLHITQWLAYESINLPGPSEALMALLQYMDKYKTDHLHASTQIIIAPGYTFRICKGLVTNFHQPESTLLLLVSALIGENWRNVYQHAMDNNYRFLSYGDSSLLLP; this is encoded by the coding sequence ATGACCGATCCTAAAAAGCTGGCGATAAAAGATTTTGTGTACGAGCTGCCAGATGAACGAATAGCTAAATTCCCGTTACCGGAGCGTGACCAGTCGAAGTTACTATACTATAAAAGTGGCGCGATAACCGATTATACTTTTACAGACCTGCCGGAGCTTTTACCAGCCAATACTTTACTGGTTTTTAACGATACCAAAGTAGTACAGGCACGCTTGCTTTTCCAGAAAGAGACAGGTGGTATAGTGGAGATATTTTGCCTGGAACCTGTTAAGCCACACGCTGAAGTACAACTGGCCATGCAGCAAACCGAAAGCTGCACCTGGAAATGCTTGGTAGGTAACAATAAACGCTGGAAGAGCGGGAAGCTATACTTATACTTTGAAGATGGCAAACTTACAGCAGAGCGCGAAGCACAGCAGGACGGGCATTTCCTGATAAATTTTGCCTGGGAGCCGGCTAACTTAACTTTTGCTGAAGTACTAGAGCGCTGTGGTAAGCTGCCACTCCCACCTTACTTAAACCGCGATCTTACCCCCGACGACCGCACTCGTTACCAGACAATTTATGCGAACCAGGAAGGTGCCGTAGCTGCCCCAACTGCCGGCCTGCACTTTACGGATAGGGTAATGGAAAGTATAAAAGCTAAAGGCATCGCCACTGCTTACCTGACCCTGCATGTTGGCGCCGGCACTTTTAAGCCGGTTAAAGCTAATGTGATGGAAGAACACGAGATGCATGCCGAGCAGCTATACTTAACCAAGGCTTTTATACTTCAGTTGCTGGCGCAGGCAGAGCAAAACAAGCCTGTTATTCCGGTTGGTACCACAAGTATGCGCTCCCTGGAGAGCTTGTATTGGCTAGGTGTGAGAGTACTCCAACAACCTAACTTGCCACAGGAGCAACTGCACATTACCCAATGGTTAGCCTATGAAAGTATAAATCTGCCTGGTCCTTCCGAAGCTTTAATGGCGTTGCTGCAATACATGGACAAGTATAAAACCGACCACCTGCATGCCAGCACCCAGATCATCATAGCGCCGGGTTATACTTTCCGCATCTGCAAAGGATTGGTTACCAATTTTCATCAGCCTGAAAGCACACTGCTGTTATTGGTTTCAGCTTTGATCGGAGAGAACTGGCGCAACGTATACCAGCACGCTATGGATAACAACTATAGATTCCTGAGTTACGGTGATAGTTCGCTGTTGCTACCGTAG
- a CDS encoding DUF2721 domain-containing protein, translating into MEITLTTPALLFPAISLLLLAYTNRFMALANLIRSLKKRYATTHSHLVFGQIENLRTRLVLIRNMQALGISSMFGCVFCMFILFAGYDTTGKYLFGLSLLLLLGSLGLALREIQISVNALTLELNDLEEETEKN; encoded by the coding sequence ATGGAAATTACGCTCACCACTCCTGCCCTATTGTTCCCGGCAATTTCGTTGTTGCTGCTGGCCTATACCAACAGGTTTATGGCGCTGGCCAACCTTATCCGGAGCCTTAAAAAGCGGTATGCTACTACACACAGCCATTTAGTGTTTGGGCAGATAGAGAACCTGCGCACCAGGCTGGTGCTTATCCGTAATATGCAGGCGCTGGGCATATCCAGTATGTTTGGCTGTGTTTTCTGTATGTTTATACTTTTTGCAGGCTATGACACAACAGGCAAGTACCTATTCGGGCTAAGTCTGCTATTGCTGCTTGGATCTCTGGGGCTTGCCCTGCGCGAAATACAGATATCCGTAAATGCGCTCACACTCGAACTGAACGATCTAGAAGAAGAAACTGAAAAAAATTAG
- a CDS encoding PorP/SprF family type IX secretion system membrane protein — MRRLTAIVVALVAAAGTALAQQRPQYTQYALNNYLTNPAVGGIESYADLRTSYRGQWAGVEGAPETFYATIHGSIGNPDNNKTSPKSRKVNKSGFSSRNSYKKAVPHHGLGAVMQVDKAGLLRTSTINATYAYHQPITRYLTLSSGLAGGVTQYNVDVNRAQVQDPSDPYLVGGNMSATKVDVGVGLWLYSPDFYVGLSGMQLLKSKQEIVTTDDPAMNLQPHFYGTAGFRFQTSGDVAVIPSVMVKATSSATPAVDLNLRALYAQYVWGGVSYRHNDAWALMAGVNLNHLFDVGYSYEVATSSMSKVSAGSHEVVVGFKLNNASKVLCPQWVW; from the coding sequence ATGAGACGATTAACAGCAATAGTAGTGGCACTGGTTGCCGCAGCAGGCACCGCACTGGCGCAGCAGCGCCCACAGTACACACAATACGCGTTAAACAATTACCTTACAAACCCTGCAGTAGGCGGCATAGAAAGCTATGCCGACCTGCGCACCAGTTACCGGGGGCAATGGGCAGGCGTAGAAGGTGCACCTGAAACCTTCTATGCCACTATACATGGCTCTATTGGTAACCCAGACAATAACAAAACCTCTCCCAAATCCAGGAAAGTAAATAAGTCCGGATTTTCGAGCCGTAACAGCTACAAAAAAGCAGTACCACACCATGGTTTAGGAGCAGTTATGCAAGTTGATAAAGCTGGCTTATTGCGGACTTCTACTATAAATGCGACATATGCTTACCACCAGCCGATCACCAGGTATCTTACCTTATCAAGCGGACTGGCAGGCGGAGTAACGCAGTATAATGTAGATGTAAATCGCGCACAAGTACAGGATCCAAGTGACCCTTACCTGGTGGGTGGTAACATGTCAGCCACTAAGGTTGATGTAGGTGTTGGGTTATGGTTGTACAGCCCTGACTTTTACGTTGGCTTATCAGGAATGCAGTTATTAAAGAGCAAGCAGGAAATTGTTACAACTGATGACCCAGCCATGAACCTGCAGCCCCACTTTTATGGCACAGCGGGCTTTCGTTTCCAGACCTCAGGAGATGTAGCAGTAATACCTTCTGTTATGGTGAAAGCAACCTCATCGGCTACACCTGCTGTTGACTTGAACCTGAGGGCACTGTATGCACAGTATGTTTGGGGCGGTGTATCTTACCGCCACAACGATGCCTGGGCACTTATGGCGGGTGTGAATCTCAACCACCTTTTTGATGTAGGCTACTCTTATGAAGTTGCTACCTCCAGCATGAGCAAAGTAAGCGCCGGCAGCCACGAAGTAGTAGTAGGTTTTAAACTGAACAATGCCAGCAAAGTGCTATGTCCGCAGTGGGTGTGGTAG